One genomic window of Saccopteryx bilineata isolate mSacBil1 chromosome 4, mSacBil1_pri_phased_curated, whole genome shotgun sequence includes the following:
- the GPHB5 gene encoding glycoprotein hormone beta-5, producing MKLAHLLLGPMALLLLAGCGCVLSASSGNLRTFVGCAVREFTFLAKKPGCRGLRITTDACWGRCETWEKPILEPPYIEAHHRVCTYNETKQVTIKLPSCAPGVDPFYTYPVAVRCDCGACSTATTECETI from the exons ATGAAGCTGGCACACCTCCTGCTTGGCCCCATGGCTCTCCTGCTCCTGGCCGGCTGTGGCTGCGTTCTGAGCGCCTCCAGCGGGAACCTGCGCACCTTTGTGGGCTGTGCCGTGAGGGAGTTTACCTTCCTGGCCAAGAAGCCGGGCTGCAGAGGCCTTCGGATCACCACTGATGCCTGCTGGGGCCGCTGTGAAACCTGGGAG AAGCCCATTCTGGAGCCCCCCTACATCGAAGCCCACCATCGAGTCTGTACCTACAACGAGACCAAACAGGTGACCATCAAGCTGCCCAGCTGTGCCCCCGGAGTCGACCCTTTCTACACCTACCCCGTGGCTGTCCGCTGCGACTGCGGGGCCTGCTCCACCGCCACCACCGAGTGCGAGACCATCTGA